GTaatgaaatgaaaaacaatTAAGCTTGTATATTTCGCATCCTTCACTTTTATTAATAACTTCCATTGCAGTGACTAAGCATTATGATGAAAATTGATGTGTGATCCATATTAAGATCCTTGACTAAATCTAGAGAAATACATTTTTGTCCTTTGGACAGCATTTCCTCTTTTCTTgtgtgttatttttctttcatgaaGTACAAATTCCACACATTCCATCTCCCAATAAATGAATAATAGAACATATTCATAACTGGGAGATGGTAATATCACGGACAAAGAATACATTCGTGATATGGTGGAGACAACATCCATTGTTAACAATCATCATTGCTAATACAGACACTTTTCTGCACAAGCAAGAATGAATCATAACATATACACAAGTTCGTTTAATGAGTGTTGCACCAACTATCAACTACAAAGTTGAGAACAAAGCAATTGAGCCTGAACTGAGCTGCTCTTCGGCACTGTAAACATGTGATTTCTCCCGTTGCTCAAGCATATCATGTTAAGTTGGGTTCCGATTCGTGTCGACTGCAACATGGCCATAGGGAATGTTAGTACTCAAAATCAACTGTGAGAAAAGAATAAAATGGTATAGCAGTTTCCTTTAATGGTTGAAATAGTTTGGCTATAATATACTCTAATGATATGTTCTAAACTCAATTTTCTTTGCACACTGTCACATTATTCATTGCATCTATCATTGGTGCAGACATGCTAGGAAGCtatgcatattaaaaaaaaaaagcatacgCACAAAAGGAGTATAAGCATTACTCACTTCACAATATACTTCTCGAGGTTTGCAGCTCCATTTTGCGGTGGGGACACAACTTAAGTAATGACACCAAGAGCAGTGATCATTCAAGTTAACCCCTCTAAGGAGCAAAACCAGCCCAGTAATCAATCTGTCAATTATCCAACTTTCAGATTATTAGGAAGTTGAAAAActaggaaaaagaagaaaaaggatttgtcaaaaactaaaacaaagaCAAATCAACTTAAAGATAACACCCCATGCATATCAGCTCATGAAAAATCCATGAGTATACATCAGATAGGGGCCTTCTTCCAACAAACTTCTTTATTCCTAAACCATTCCAGAAAAGATAAGTAGCGAAGGCCTAGCGACTTGGTTATAAGTATCCTCTCACAGATACCATTACAGATAAAACCCCTGATAGAAAAGTTAAAAATGCATCCTCAAGTGCTGGGTTGGGCTCTGTGGAAGCTCAGACACATGCAACAAAATATATTTGCATGTccaataaagaaaaatagaaagatagaaaaaaagaaaaaaaataagaaaaaggaaaggaaagaaaatggtGCATTAAGAAAGAGAACTTACCCGGCGCTAAGTAATATGAAAGACACAATCCAAAGTACATACTGATAAGGATTGTGCTTAGAGTTTGCGGGAGGGCGTGCAGACCCAGGTCGAGAATTTCTTTGGCTAACCCATTTATAATGAGGCCGAATCAGGAAGACAAATCCAAGAAGAAAACCTGAGATAAAGCCTCCAATATGAGCAAAATTGTCAACATGCGGAAGGATGCCAACAGCCAAATTGATTACAATGATAACAAGAAGAGTCACCATAGCAGCAAACTGCAgcaaaaaaaacaagaaaaatggaaaggaaaaaaatgatgaaaatgcCTTTCAGCCTTTGGCACAAAGATACATTAGATTATTTATAACAATGCACCATAATAATTAACAggttcatttctttttcttttttttacctTGTTAGCATATATAGTCCAATTTGTTAAGAGCTCCGATAACATGCCTCCTAGTAAGCCAAATAGTGCACCAGAAGCACCAACAGATATTCCCGACTGTATGAACAGAGCAGACAGTAAACTCCCTCCAAACCCGGATATCACATACAGCAATCCAATTCGAACTGCAAAAGGATCCGCAAAGTAGAAATTTGAATACAAAATTGTGAAAGTAAAACTGTTTAGATAGTTATTTCACTCCAGATACTCAACTCTTTTAAGTTTGCTAAGGAGAATTTATGTAACAAACAACATAAAAATGGAAATTTGTTGTCATTGTTAATCATAAGAAGAAATATTTgttcaattttcaaatcaaGAATTGCTAATTTAACATACTGTACCATtcagaaaaatacatcaataaAAGCTTATAGATACATGATTCTACATTTCTAAGTTCACAAATCGTCAAACAGAATAACTTTCACAAGCAAAGTTCACACACGGAAAAAATACGCAAGGTTAACTACCAGACTCATACCGAATCCAAACTCTTGCTCAAGGCGAATTCCAATGAAAACTAGGCTCAACATATTGGCAAGCAAATGGATGACCCCACCATGTAACCATATGCAAGAGAAGAGGCGCCAAGCTTGGTGTCCATGAACCACTTTGTCCACTTTGAGGGCACCCATCTTTTCTAATCTGAGGAACAAGTGTTGTTAAAAGGACATGAAACAACTCCAAGAAACATCAAATATCAAAGATCAAATATAATAAACTAAGCAAGTAAGCAATTCATCATGAAACATTGAAAGAAGAAATTTCATCCCACCCATCAATTTGGCTACTCAATATTTTCATATGAAGATGATAACTAAGACGTGATCGCGTGTTATATTTCATCTAACCGTTTTTAACTATCATGTACTTCTGGGTACAAATATATGATAAGTGTATTGCTAGTGCCTAGTACtaccaaattttttatgaaatggGGGAACCAAATCAGCTCcttttttaaccaaaaatatcaaacatttatcaaatttaaataacatattTATCCAATTGACACATTGGGAGCTTTTTCCTAATAGTAGTActaaattaagtaattaactATAACTACAACTATAATCATAACATAGTGAAGATCAGATATTGTCaatctaaacaaaataaaagatgaattcTTTTTCCCCCTAAGAACTCACGTGGATGAAGAAGGACCAAAAAGAGGGTTCTGTTTGAGGGGCTGAAAGGAGAACCTTCCGAGAAAAGGAGCAAAGCAAGAACCACCAACAACGTAATGTTTGGGGCAATCATTCACATACATTGTCAAGATAAACAACGCCACGTTGGCCACCACGAACGACGGAACCAGCCACGGGATCCACCGCTTGAAGGGCTGGAAATGGTGAGCTTCATGATCCCCCAGCGGAGCAACCGGAGCATGAGCAACGCTGTTACTAGGCTTGAAGTTAAGAGCCGTGGCAGAGGAGGAAGATGATGGGGCCTCAGCAATCATGCTCCTTTTGACGAATTATGACCAAAGATTGAAACTTTTGgagctcataaaaatgatttgagtgaaaaatcATGGATCGAGGTTTGTGGTGACTCGTCACTGAGCTCAATATTATTTATTCATACTCTtaatattatctattttttgCTTATAAAATTGTGcacaaataatttatatatatatatatactaaaaggataaaaattatattttatacaaaattaaaataaaaagcattAACTCTTAGACCAATATAAGAGTATCCATgctctatttatattattttttgtgtataattattaaattagttgttTAAATAGGATTTTATACCTTCTATATGTGAATTACCTCATATTACAACCAAAGAGTTAGTATGTATTTGCAAGAGAAAATGACGTGCAATAGATTTGTTACAATTGAATTAAGGAATGAAAATCTTACAAATATTTGGAGATGTGTTGTGCAAGTTAACTAACCAAAATATGAGAAATTTGGTATAtagttttatacttttatcttttaatatatttttattataaataatttataaaaaaatattacttgtaATATTTAGACTCAAAATCTATTAATTAAAAGgatagaatatattattttttaaattttttcaaaaattttaaaaatattcttaaattttattttgcttcaatttatcataaaagattttgatcagtattaaatatatttctaGTAGCTAAATCTTCAAAAATTTATGActaattcaacaataatatatgacaattatattttatttacttgtgTTAAAGATTATTCTTGTGGTATTCTTACTGAATTTgtcctaaattttttaaaaaattagtcgttataaatatatttaatataaattaaaaatttttagaataaaattaaaacaaaataaaatccaaagatatttttaaaatttgtagtaaacttaaaagacaaaaaattatactttttccttttttaccaAAGATAAAGAAACTCGAATCCACCATCTCTTaggtgaatataaaaaaattgctaACAAATTTTTACTTAAATGACATATTCTCTTCATTCTCACACAAGTTTcaggttaaaaaaattataccttatcctaattaaaatatgtcatatttattatatacatatatatttaatttataaaatcatagattaataataacataatgtAACATGAGAAGCTAAGGTATAGTTAATTGAGTCCAAAGAAATAGGAACCATGAAAGAGAGATATTAAGGCGGCAAAATGAAGAGGGGAAAATGGTGGCCATTCATATTCTCTTTATGTTTTTGTGGTAAAATCAATTTCTCCAAATCAAATCAAAGCATATGGCGAGTACAACCACGCTCTTAGACCTTCAACCATGGAACTACAACTACCACCGCGCCTTCTCCCTCAGGATCTCCTCCAAGATCCACCGTGTCTCCGCCACCTCCGACCATCGCCCCGCCGCTCCTTCCTGCATCTTCGTTGGTCCTCTCGAAACCGCCAACCAAGAAACCCTCGAAGCTCTCTATTCTCAAGTAACACTAATCCTCTTCTATTTCCTAGTGCGTGTTGTCTAAAATTCAGTTTTTTGTTTGAAAGTTTCGTTTTTTAACATCTATTGATctgttttctcttttaattattattgtgctATTTCCAACCCTAGATGGAAGGGAGCAGGTTCAATATTTATAGGTGATAAGTAAACAATTTTGACATGCACTCTTCTACTTTTCTCAATAGGCACGGGATGCTTATTATAGTGGCGAACCTTTGATAGTTGATGACATGTTTGATAGAGTGGAGGTAGCTTCCTAAACTACTAATTACAAAGTTCTTTTTGTATAGAATATGAACATCCTTAACTGAAATCAATGTTGGAAACAGTTAAAGCTGAGATGGTACCGTTCAAAATCGGTTATCAAGTATCCTCGATGCAGCATCAGGAGGCAATCAGCATATGCTGATGCAGAGGTAATTTCCCCCCACCCCCATATAGAGTTGGTGATTTCCACTTTTTGGCTCATTGTGTCTCTGAGAAAGTTCGGGTTGTGTGTGATGGGATGTGTTTCTATCGACTGCTTTTAGTTGATACATAATTAGTGGTATATCAAGATATTTGTGTAGTTAGAATGTTCACAAGCGTTTTCCCCAATAGTTCGGCTAAGCTTGTAGAGCTTATGTAAACATGAATAAGAGAACTCAACTTGTATACTCTTAAAAGCTTACGAGTCAGCTTGAGAGTTTGATAGCCTTGGCCTCTATctgccttttttttcttggCTTTTCTTCACTAGAATATTGATACGTGTGGTTGTAGGGCAGGAAGATCTGTCTATGGTTTTTGCATTGGCAAGCACATGGACCATGTTCCTTGCATTCGGCAGTTTAGTATGCCTTGGGCCAACATTATACACTGTTGGCATGACTTATCAGAATGCATTCGGTTCGGGATTATCACTTGATAGCCAACCATCTGGTCTAGAACTGACCATGGTGAATAGCATATCCATCGTGCTATGTTTTGTAATTGGATACCCAATTGTTTCGGCTTCAGGTGAaatgattttgttaatttctattttctgCTGTTCATTTAAAGTCTTAATCTTCAAATTTGCATGCTGAAAATTGTGTAAAATAACAAGCTCTTCTGTTTAGTTCAATTGATCTAATTCCtttgatctttttaaattattcttattcttattattattttaaacagAGAAAAATATTCATTCAGATGTTGTGTTGTCACTGTATGTATTTGTATATTACTAAGTTCTAACCACCCTTTCTCACAGTTAAGGTGCTTCAGGGCCTGTGGGTGAATGATTTGGTGGCATTGAAAGGTGCATGTCCAAATTGTGGAGAAGAGGTAATTCCTTATGtgaaattttcttaatttattatgtttctaaattctATCCGGCTAGAGGCACTCACCAAACTCATCCACACTGAGTTAATTCATTTTCCTTCAGGTATTTGCATTTGTGAGAATGGACAGGAATATCGACTCACCACATAGAGCAAATTGTCATGTGTGTGGAAGTATCTTAGAATTCCGCACAAAAGTAGAGGTAGTAAACTAGCAATGTTTAGATTGTTTTTCACTCCTCCAAAATGCAATTCATAAAACTAGACTGCACCCTCCAAAATATGATGCTGCACTTAACTTGACGTCATCCTTTTGCAGCCATCATCAGTCTCAAGATTAGGCAGAAAATGGGTTTATGGGCGGATTTACCTTGTCTCAGCAAGAGGAAGATTTCGATAGCAGAAGCAACTCATGATCTTTTTTTCCACCATTTTTGAGTTTCTTTGATCAATGATTGTGAAGGGGAGTCTTGGAGCAACGATCGAGTTGTCTCCATATAACCTCAAGGTCACCGGGTTCAAGCTGTGGAAACGGCCATTGATGTAATTATCAGGTTAGGTTCTATACATTACACCCATTGGGTGTAGTCCTTACTGGGACCTTGCGTTAACGCGGGATGTTTGTGCACCAGGCTATCATTTTTTATCAATGATTGTGTATAGAAAGGATGAGATTACAACCAATTTGTTTCCTATATTTAGTTTTAGGCTAGAACAAGTTTTGCCTGAAATATCATCTTTTACTTTTTTGACAAGGAAGCTGACATGTTAGTGGATGGACAActaatttctttgttttggtTGAGTGTTAGTGTTATATGCAAgatttcaaaattgaatttccttttcttttctttttcttctggaTATTATGATATCAGAGAATTAGAGGAATA
The genomic region above belongs to Arachis duranensis cultivar V14167 chromosome 3, aradu.V14167.gnm2.J7QH, whole genome shotgun sequence and contains:
- the LOC107476838 gene encoding RHOMBOID-like protein 1 — its product is MIAEAPSSSSSATALNFKPSNSVAHAPVAPLGDHEAHHFQPFKRWIPWLVPSFVVANVALFILTMYVNDCPKHYVVGGSCFAPFLGRFSFQPLKQNPLFGPSSSTLEKMGALKVDKVVHGHQAWRLFSCIWLHGGVIHLLANMLSLVFIGIRLEQEFGFVRIGLLYVISGFGGSLLSALFIQSGISVGASGALFGLLGGMLSELLTNWTIYANKFAAMVTLLVIIVINLAVGILPHVDNFAHIGGFISGFLLGFVFLIRPHYKWVSQRNSRPGSARPPANSKHNPYQYVLWIVSFILLSAGLITGLVLLLRGVNLNDHCSWCHYLSCVPTAKWSCKPREVYCESTRIGTQLNMICLSNGRNHMFTVPKSSSVQAQLLCSQLCS
- the LOC107476839 gene encoding PGR5-like protein 1A, chloroplastic isoform X1, whose product is MASTTTLLDLQPWNYNYHRAFSLRISSKIHRVSATSDHRPAAPSCIFVGPLETANQETLEALYSQVTLILFYFLARDAYYSGEPLIVDDMFDRVELKLRWYRSKSVIKYPRCSIRRQSAYADAEEDLSMVFALASTWTMFLAFGSLVCLGPTLYTVGMTYQNAFGSGLSLDSQPSGLELTMVNSISIVLCFVIGYPIVSASVKVLQGLWVNDLVALKGACPNCGEEVFAFVRMDRNIDSPHRANCHVCGSILEFRTKVEPSSVSRLGRKWVYGRIYLVSARGRFR
- the LOC107476839 gene encoding PGR5-like protein 1A, chloroplastic isoform X2, translating into MASTTTLLDLQPWNYNYHRAFSLRISSKIHRVSATSDHRPAAPSCIFVGPLETANQETLEALYSQARDAYYSGEPLIVDDMFDRVELKLRWYRSKSVIKYPRCSIRRQSAYADAEEDLSMVFALASTWTMFLAFGSLVCLGPTLYTVGMTYQNAFGSGLSLDSQPSGLELTMVNSISIVLCFVIGYPIVSASVKVLQGLWVNDLVALKGACPNCGEEVFAFVRMDRNIDSPHRANCHVCGSILEFRTKVEPSSVSRLGRKWVYGRIYLVSARGRFR